The Oncorhynchus nerka isolate Pitt River linkage group LG13, Oner_Uvic_2.0, whole genome shotgun sequence sequence TAACTCCAGAATGCATTCTTACAACACATAAACCCAATAAGATATTTCAATTAGTTATTACATCCTTTAATCAAGGtacaaaataaatataaaatgtaGGCTATAACAAAATGTAATCCACTAAATGAGTCCCCCCATTCAAAGGCATATCAATTAATACAAATTCTAAATGTGCTCATTTTTAAAGAGAGAACTTAaaagttgtatttatttatttttaagtgACTTTATATGTGTCAGGTCCTGAGTGTTGAGTGTGCTCATTTGTGTCCATACTCTTCAGCATGCTCAGGCAAGATTGTTTCTCAGGGCAGTAGCATTTCCAGGACTTAGGAGCCTTTGTCTGGCCATCAACAAAAGCCTTTGGATTAATGGTGAGGCTGGCTCACAGTACAGCTGTGTGCGTGTATGGGCAGGTCAGTGGAATGATTGGAGCACCAGTGGGCTAAGCACTCTAAAAAATGCAGTTTGGTGAGATTGTAGATTAGGAGCGAGGGAGGGGCTGAGGGCAGGTGCTGActtccagagagaggagagtctctgtTAAATTAACTTGTGTGTTGAGTAATCTATACTACAATCCTGTTTATTCCTGAAATAGCTAGTCTTCTGGATAAGTGAAGTAGATGCTTGGTTGGGTGGTGCAGGGACAGTCATAGAACAGTTTACCATTATTTTCCTTCTCTGAGGTACCTACCTGTGATTACACACTTCCTGCAACAATAACAAAAGCATCTAAAATGGGGGAGGTTGTGATCGGAACAACCAATGACAATGTAGGAATACATTTTCCTGAAAGACACTGCAGCTCTGTACAGCCTCCTGATACGTTACCTGGGCAAGCTCTAGCCAAGCATCTCATTGCCTTTCCATTACCAACCAGAACTTAGGCTCATTGTGTCCTCTAAGCTCGAACAGACAAGGTGGTCCTCTGTAGTTGGCTTTATTCACAGACAAAGACAATTAAGGAGCCATGGCTGTTGCAAATTTCCAATACATAACTCGGATGAGCAGTGGTTTCAAAGTCTACATCTTGGAAGGTAATAGTTCTTATTTATTTTCTCATACTATTGTTTCACAAAATATAATTGTGCTGCAGCGATCTGTGCTGCTTTAAATAGCGGTCTTCACAGCTGCGTATTGCATTGTTATCATGTATGATGACACAGTTGTTATATTGTTATTAGTTAGTAATTAGTTCACAATGTTTTTAGAAATGCAAATGTTTATGGCCATTATAAAATAACTTTTACTAAGTCGGCGTGAATGTCAATGAAGCCATTTTAGCTGATGGTTTGAGTTgtataaacacacaaacatatgTCATCCATTCTAAAACATTTTTCTCCCATTCAAGAAACCAAGACAAACGTTAACCTTTACAGTCTGAGTTATAGATAATGTAGACGAGTGTGATAATGATACCTCACTGTATAAACTTTGGTGCAGTTTCAACTTCCTAAAATGTGTCATGGCACTCAAGCATCATTTCAGAGGGGTTTAGGTCAGATGCTGAGAATAACTCTGGTAGATGGAGATGCTCTGAAGATACTGCCCTCTTGTACCTCTACTCCTGCATGGGAAACAAATAACCACGCCTCAGGCATCAGAAAGTCAGTCAGGCAAGGTGTGGTTTCCCCCCAGTCCCCCTCCACAGGCCTCCACTGTGACACTGATGTCCAAAGGACAGAAGGGGAGGTCGTAAGTGAGAGGTTGCGATTGAGGGACAGTACTGTTTGGGATGTGGATTGGATTGAGGATTGTGGATTGGGGGAGTATTTGAGGTTAGGGGGACCAATCATGTAATAACATGACCTAATCATTCAGCGTTGCATCTCAATGTGGTAGTAGAGCATTGCATGCTAATGTGGTGGATTTCTTTTGGCATATTGATAACACTCATTTGAATATAGCTTGAAATAAACAACATGATGCGAGGTATGAAGAGGGCTGGTGTTAGCTTTACAAAATACAAAAACCAGTGTCATGTATTGGTAAGCTTCACATCGATCTCTCTGTCAGTAACAAAAAGGATGTTAGCAGCTGCTGATGTGTTTCAGTTAGTTTCTCGCAATAAGGAGAATGCttctgtgtgatgtgtgtattgtAATGACAGTTGTGAGACATTTAGTTCTCTTTTAGTAAGAAGTGATACTTCAATCAAGGCATTAGCAACTGAAGTGTTAAGTTTGTCCAGTTCAAATCACATTTTGAGTAGAAACTAAAATTTCTCTCATAGACATGTAAATGAGATGGGTGTCATCATCACTGTAGGTAGAAAAACAACATTTACCGTTCACATTGAATCAGCTGGAAAGATTTGTAATACTCACCAATCTGGTTGGTCTAGTTCAACAGCTTAACGGAGTTTACAATTAACGGTGGCATGAAAGCTTTCCCACGAACCACTCATACAGGTGATGAACCATATGTCACAGTGCCACAGACCAAAACAACCAGTCACCTATTTACTCATTGCCACACCTAACGTCTTTTCAGTCAGTTACAGTTAGGTGTAAGTCATCATTATCTGTGCCAATATATCAACcaatatttatactgtatattatttcaAATAGTAACCATGAGCTTTACTTGTGCTTGATCTTTCCTCTTGTAGGTCAGCCCAACCAAAGAAGTGAAGATAGATTCAGGCATATGGCCAATGAGAGAGTTCGAGTGCCCCAAGTGCATCCGGTCAAGCGCAAGCACAGCTTTGAGTGTGGTCTAACATTGGAAGAAAGGTTTGTAAAACCTCCCCATGACTTTATAACATCCTCATTGACAACCACTGGTTTCATAACTCCATGTCCAGTGTGTGATTCCATGTTTCAATGTGTGGTTTTGTGTTTCAGGCGAGAAAGGGCACAAAGCAGGAGCAACATGAGAAGGCCAACTGTGTTTAGTGTTCCCCAGAGTCCCACATCCTCCTGGAGCCCAACCCCCAGCCCCACAGGTCATTTGCCCTGCCATGTGTATCCCACACCACCTATTGATGAGCCACTGGACCTAATTAAGAAACCAAGGAAAGAGcctgagagaacagaggagaaaacCAAAAGCACCGCAGCCATCAATCAGGTAATTTCAAGCGGAACAATTATAATAGTGAGTCCAGGTGCTAACAACTTGAAAGACGCAATTTATTGTTTGTGTCAGTCATATTGTATGAGCCTTTGTAATCTCCCAGTGTAGCCCTAGGCAGTCAGAGCCTACATATCTCGGAGATCTCTGTAGGGAGTCTAAACTCTCAGGCACATTCTATTCCCAAGAGACTTTATGGGACTCTGCTTGTCCATGATATCCAATCCAGCCTGATTTGGGAAGATAATGTGAGCAATGGTGGGAGGATGGTCATCAGTAAGAGCAAACAGACAACTCTCTCTTTGGCCTGTTTGTGCCACCCTGATGAGGGTGAACAGTTTTCAGGTCCCATCCCATAACCAAATATATTTAGTCTCCAATAACAAACTGAACCCTCGACAAAGAGTTAGTGATGGTGAAATGTTTCATGTTTACATTGACATGTTAATCCTATTGTTTTTGGGGGAATGGGAATTTCAGCTACATTTCAGCTACACAGCTACAGAGTCATATACTGTTGTGAAATGAACCAATGATTTTGCCTCGTTCAGATGCGTCCTTCTGTGATCACCTGTGTGTCCTCCACAAGAAAGCCCACCTGCAGATCTGAAGTCGGCAGTAGCCACTCCTCCACAGGTCAGTCTCATACTCCTTTTATCTCATCAAAACTAGTGCTACAATGCTGCTGTTATATTGCAGACTTGTTAAGAATTATGCCTGACCTTTGTTGTATTCTTTCCACTGTAGTGTTATCTAAGCACAGCTATGACCATGTTGTGGAGGAACATTTCAAGAGAAGCCTGGGGATGGACTACCAAATGGCCAGCTCCCGCCAGCTCTCCATCAGCGTCTCTGTGGATGACCATTTTGCCAAGGCCTTGGGAGAAAAGTGGTTTCAGATCAAATCGAAATCCTCCTCATGCTCCTCGTCTACATCCTCTCCACCCAGCAGCCCAAGTTTCACTTACTCCCCCAGCTACGGCCACAGCCCAAACCAAGCTCCTAAAGAGTCTCCAAGTACCACCACTCCCACCTCCAGCTTCTGGTCAGTCAAATAAAACTACAGAGAGCTTTCCTGGAGAAACTTTGAGACATAGCATTTAATGCGTTACAGCGGAAGATCCATGCTTTTCAAGGAATAAGAGCACCAAGGAGACAGCGTTGGTGAAAGTGTATACTGGAGAACAGGAATGCAGGAATACTAAGCTACTCTATATGGTTGAACCATTGAGTGCATCTCCATGAGTCTATTCCCTGCCAGTGGAAAGGGGAGTTATTTCAATTTCAGGGGACAAGCAAATGTTGCAGTGATGTCTTTATTTCTCAATTTCTGTCCCAGCCTGTCCCAGCCTTTTCAATAGCATATCTATCTCTGAATAGATGGTGATGTGGGATGATAGTTGGAGAAAAGAAATGTGCCATTATATTTCATTAAATGTGCCATATTTCATTTCATTCGGTGATGATGCCACTACTTTCGTGATACTGTATTTATACTATATGTTTTTTAACGAACCTGGATCCTATTTTCTGTCTAATAAattatctactgtatatagtgctAACAAATTCACAAAATCTGTTCAATACAGTAACTTCATGTTTTTGTATAAACTATGGACAACTCAAAAGGAAAAACCTATGTGTTGGGATATTGCAAGTTATTCCATTAGCTTTATGAATTCAAACTTAAGCTAACCTTATTATTGTATAAAAAATAAACCTGGAGATTTCAGAAAGAAAATGTGTGTGCAATTTATACATTATGTACTTGTTTGGAAAAAATGTCATGCTTAGAAAACGGTTGAAAtgcatgtacaaaacattaggaacaccttcctaatattgaattgcaccCACAGTCTCTCTTTGTCGAGGCGCTTgggacctactaccatacccctttcaaaggcacttaaatattttgtcttgcccattcatcctctgaacgtacaccatccatgtctcaactgtctcaagtcttaaaaatcattctttaacctgtctcatccCCATCATcaacactgatttgaagtggctttaacaggtgacatcaataagggatcaaagctttcaccttgattcacctggtcagtctatatggAAAGagcctaatgttttgtacactcattcaGTTCATTATCATTACCTCCCTTGAGTCTATGATTGTAATTG is a genomic window containing:
- the LOC115139986 gene encoding transcription cofactor vestigial-like protein 4, which produces MAVANFQYITRMSSGFKVYILEGQPNQRSEDRFRHMANERVRVPQVHPVKRKHSFECGLTLEERRERAQSRSNMRRPTVFSVPQSPTSSWSPTPSPTGHLPCHVYPTPPIDEPLDLIKKPRKEPERTEEKTKSTAAINQMRPSVITCVSSTRKPTCRSEVGSSHSSTVLSKHSYDHVVEEHFKRSLGMDYQMASSRQLSISVSVDDHFAKALGEKWFQIKSKSSSCSSSTSSPPSSPSFTYSPSYGHSPNQAPKESPSTTTPTSSFWSVK